A single window of uncultured Methanospirillum sp. DNA harbors:
- a CDS encoding DUF3536 domain-containing protein → MRGPVLALETIHINRHICIHGHFYQPPRENPWLEEIEYEGSASPYHDWNELITAECYVPNASSRILGSGRNILDIVNNYASISFNFGPTLLSWIEKHNPELYAQIIEADRESQKRFSGHGCAIAQVYNHIIMPLASRRDKETEIIWGIRDFALRFSRMPEGMWLAETAVDTETLEILAEQGILFTILSPYQARRIRKIAGGSWETTNQERLDIGRPYLCRLPSGRSITLFFYDHAIASEIAFGSLLSNGEQFADRMISRFRGMDNSPRLLSIATDGETYGHHHRFADMALAYALHLIEEQKLARITIFGEYLATHPPENEVEIYENSSWSCNHGVGRWQSDCGCRTYHACLISDPGECVSLTNTTPPYNPRLWNQKWRGPLREAMDQLNASLTALYQKEAGLLFSDPRAARNEYIDLILDRSDERLDWFITRHMIPGFSSDQVARALKLLEGQRNALLMYTSCGWFFDELSGIETVQVMMYACRAMQLAHELTDVDYEPAFTGILDRAVSNIPSSGRGADIFERYVKTAMVARDQIACFYAITVLMGDLQDATSLYTYNIICDHCRQEKVGNLGLMTGSVTFTSELTREESHLIIVSVWLGDLAYIGGTGNFVSEDAFIQMEQDLWNAYSRQDIPGLVCCMRKNCETTIPLRKIFPDGRRKIQTSVLATTLTDLESHLCQISTRNAALIQAIQEEGTTPPVFLDSLNQYILNAEVRISLETGNGGIRSLRKAVTRLIQSRVPPDTLNLSIIAADRIYREICAIARDPQILQKIRDVNSLFVALKPLSLQMDLRSSQNLFFALHSRYMEQAEKKAHDGDKHSRDWLEDMQKLGRNLDVIYGDASTADEDHLN, encoded by the coding sequence ATGAGAGGGCCAGTCCTAGCCCTGGAGACGATTCATATTAACCGGCATATCTGTATTCACGGACACTTTTACCAGCCCCCCCGGGAAAACCCATGGCTTGAAGAGATCGAGTATGAGGGTTCTGCATCTCCGTATCATGACTGGAATGAACTGATCACGGCAGAATGTTATGTTCCCAATGCTTCATCCCGAATCCTAGGGTCAGGGAGAAATATTCTGGATATTGTCAACAATTACGCCAGCATCAGTTTTAATTTCGGTCCAACCCTCCTCTCCTGGATAGAAAAACATAATCCCGAACTCTACGCTCAAATAATCGAAGCAGATCGCGAGAGTCAGAAACGGTTTTCAGGACACGGCTGTGCGATTGCTCAGGTCTACAATCATATTATTATGCCTCTGGCTTCACGACGGGACAAAGAGACCGAGATCATCTGGGGCATACGTGACTTCGCCTTACGGTTTAGCCGGATGCCGGAAGGGATGTGGCTTGCTGAAACCGCTGTTGATACCGAAACCCTTGAAATACTGGCAGAACAGGGCATCCTCTTTACGATCCTCTCTCCATATCAGGCACGCCGGATAAGAAAAATTGCCGGAGGGTCATGGGAGACTACGAACCAGGAGAGACTTGATATTGGCAGACCCTATCTCTGCAGACTCCCATCAGGAAGATCGATAACCCTGTTCTTTTACGATCATGCCATTGCCAGCGAGATAGCATTTGGCTCCCTGCTCAGCAACGGAGAGCAGTTTGCAGACCGGATGATCTCAAGATTCAGAGGGATGGATAACTCCCCACGGTTGCTCAGTATTGCCACCGACGGTGAGACCTACGGCCATCATCACCGGTTTGCTGATATGGCCCTTGCATATGCCCTCCACCTCATCGAAGAACAAAAATTAGCCAGAATTACCATCTTCGGGGAGTACCTAGCAACCCACCCTCCTGAAAACGAGGTTGAGATCTACGAGAACTCCTCATGGAGTTGTAATCATGGTGTCGGACGGTGGCAGAGCGATTGTGGATGCCGGACTTATCATGCCTGCCTGATCTCTGATCCGGGTGAGTGTGTCTCACTTACAAACACCACTCCTCCATATAATCCCAGGCTGTGGAATCAGAAGTGGCGTGGCCCACTCAGGGAAGCAATGGACCAGTTGAATGCCTCTCTCACCGCGTTGTACCAGAAAGAAGCAGGTCTTCTGTTTTCAGATCCCCGGGCTGCACGCAACGAGTACATTGACCTGATCCTTGACAGGTCTGATGAACGTCTCGACTGGTTCATCACCAGGCATATGATTCCAGGATTTTCTTCTGATCAGGTGGCGAGAGCACTGAAACTTCTTGAAGGTCAGCGCAATGCCCTGCTCATGTACACCAGTTGCGGGTGGTTTTTTGATGAACTTTCCGGGATTGAGACAGTTCAGGTGATGATGTACGCCTGCAGGGCTATGCAACTGGCACATGAACTCACTGATGTCGATTATGAACCTGCCTTCACCGGTATTCTCGACCGGGCGGTCAGCAACATTCCGTCATCAGGCCGTGGTGCAGATATTTTTGAGAGATATGTGAAGACAGCCATGGTTGCGAGGGATCAGATCGCCTGTTTTTATGCCATCACTGTACTTATGGGCGATCTTCAGGATGCAACCTCACTCTATACATACAACATCATATGTGACCATTGCAGGCAGGAAAAAGTAGGAAACCTGGGACTCATGACCGGATCTGTAACCTTTACATCTGAACTGACTCGTGAAGAGTCCCATCTCATCATCGTCTCTGTCTGGCTCGGAGATCTTGCGTATATCGGTGGCACAGGGAACTTTGTCTCTGAAGATGCTTTTATACAGATGGAGCAGGATCTCTGGAATGCGTATAGCCGTCAGGATATTCCTGGATTGGTCTGTTGTATGAGGAAGAACTGTGAAACGACAATTCCACTCAGAAAGATCTTCCCTGATGGGAGGAGGAAGATTCAGACATCAGTTCTTGCAACCACTCTCACTGATTTGGAGTCTCATCTCTGCCAGATATCCACGAGGAATGCGGCTCTCATACAGGCAATACAAGAGGAGGGGACCACCCCTCCTGTCTTCCTTGACTCCCTAAACCAGTACATTCTCAATGCTGAAGTCAGAATCTCTCTTGAGACCGGTAACGGGGGTATCCGATCGCTTCGAAAAGCAGTCACCCGCCTTATTCAGAGCAGGGTGCCTCCTGACACCCTGAACCTGAGCATTATTGCAGCAGATCGGATCTATAGGGAAATCTGTGCGATTGCCCGTGATCCTCAAATCCTGCAGAAGATCCGGGATGTAAACTCGCTATTTGTTGCACTAAAACCTCTCTCGCTCCAGATGGATCTCCGCAGTAGTCAGAACCTGTTCTTTGCCCTCCACTCCCGCTATATGGAGCAGGCAGAAAAAAAAGCACATGATGGTGATAAACACTCACGGGATTGGCTAGAAGATATGCAGAAACTTGGGAGGAACCTGGATGTCATCTATGGTGATGCATCCACAGCCGATGAGGATCATCTAAACTGA
- the malQ gene encoding 4-alpha-glucanotransferase: MKTRGSGVLLHITSLPSRFGIGDLGPGAYNFIRFLKDSGQRYWQILPIHPTEYEYDNSPYHALSAFAGNPLLISPEVMVSDGFIDPKDLEPVPVFTTGSVDFSRVIAYKEEVFSRAFERFKGSENRSEFGKFCNKNAKWLDDYTLFQALRKKFSPLRWGDWPSDLKLRSPEALDRIRAEEADSVLREKFLQYLFSVQWSAFRTKCRESGILLIGDIPIYVDYDSADVWVYPRFFKLDESLKPEVIAGVPPDYFSETGQIWDSPVYEWDEIQSTGFSWWIQRIEHLASLVDYIRIDHFRGLIGFWEIPAGSETAVTGRWVPAPGYDLLNTLAKRSAYLPIIAEDLGIITPDVREVMREFSLPGMKVLIFAFGAGIAGSPYIPHNIPRDCVVYTGTHDNAPISGWFRAEASEEERRNLSAYLGHELRAEEVTWMLIRLAMMSVGNTVIIPMQDLLNLGNESRMNTPGSKTGNWLWRVKEEQIPDTLSGDLHTMTALYSRL, encoded by the coding sequence ATGAAAACGAGGGGAAGCGGAGTACTTCTGCATATCACATCGCTGCCGTCCAGGTTTGGAATCGGTGATCTCGGGCCGGGGGCGTATAACTTTATCCGGTTTCTCAAAGACTCCGGGCAGCGGTACTGGCAGATTCTTCCGATCCATCCGACTGAATATGAGTATGATAACTCCCCATATCATGCATTATCCGCATTTGCCGGCAATCCCCTTCTGATAAGTCCGGAAGTCATGGTCTCTGACGGGTTTATTGATCCAAAGGATCTTGAACCGGTACCGGTTTTCACCACCGGAAGTGTTGATTTTTCACGGGTTATCGCATACAAGGAGGAGGTATTTTCCAGGGCCTTTGAACGGTTCAAGGGTAGCGAAAACCGCTCAGAATTTGGAAAATTCTGTAACAAAAACGCGAAATGGCTGGATGATTATACTCTCTTTCAGGCCTTGCGAAAGAAATTTTCTCCTCTCCGGTGGGGTGACTGGCCTTCTGATCTGAAACTCCGCAGTCCCGAAGCCCTTGACAGGATACGTGCTGAAGAAGCAGATTCCGTACTCAGGGAAAAATTTCTCCAGTACCTTTTTTCAGTTCAGTGGAGTGCGTTCAGAACAAAATGCAGGGAATCCGGAATTCTTCTGATTGGTGATATTCCGATCTATGTCGACTACGATAGTGCTGATGTCTGGGTGTATCCGCGATTCTTTAAACTTGATGAGAGTCTGAAACCAGAGGTGATAGCCGGGGTCCCTCCTGACTACTTCAGTGAAACCGGGCAGATATGGGACAGCCCGGTCTATGAATGGGATGAGATCCAGAGTACCGGGTTCTCCTGGTGGATACAGCGGATCGAACATCTTGCATCCCTCGTTGATTATATCAGGATTGATCACTTTCGCGGCCTGATAGGTTTCTGGGAGATTCCTGCCGGTTCAGAGACCGCAGTGACGGGCAGATGGGTTCCTGCTCCCGGTTATGATCTTCTGAATACTCTTGCAAAACGTTCCGCATATTTACCTATCATTGCTGAGGATCTTGGCATCATCACACCTGATGTGAGGGAGGTAATGCGTGAGTTCTCCCTTCCCGGAATGAAGGTGCTGATCTTTGCATTTGGGGCAGGGATAGCGGGAAGCCCGTATATTCCCCATAACATCCCGCGTGACTGTGTGGTCTATACCGGTACTCATGATAATGCCCCGATCTCCGGGTGGTTCAGGGCAGAAGCCTCTGAAGAAGAGAGGAGAAACCTGTCCGCGTATCTCGGTCATGAACTCCGGGCTGAAGAGGTCACCTGGATGCTCATCAGGCTTGCGATGATGAGTGTTGGAAACACGGTGATCATCCCGATGCAGGATCTTCTGAATCTGGGCAACGAATCACGGATGAATACTCCGGGGAGTAAAACCGGCAACTGGTTGTGGAGGGTGAAAGAAGAACAGATACCTGACACTCTCTCTGGAGACCTTCACACCATGACTGCATTGTATTCCCGGCTGTAA
- a CDS encoding DUF120 domain-containing protein, translated as MTGPEDLECLKHIALLGGLHDPVFLNSQGLGGELGMSPQTASRRLKSLEQQDLIRRTIIADGQHVTISEEGESVLRKEYCDYYRLFGRKEKQYQFPGTVESGLGEGAYYMSISQYVHQFEKILGFAPYPGTLNLRLSPVAIQRRKKLTLADWFVVEGFESEGRTFGQVRCLPCMIGNIPCGIVVPGRSHYPDALVEVIAPVGLRRELNLKDGDEVMIEVSL; from the coding sequence ATGACAGGGCCTGAGGATCTTGAGTGCCTGAAGCACATCGCTCTCCTGGGCGGACTCCATGATCCGGTCTTTCTTAACTCGCAGGGTCTTGGAGGGGAGCTTGGGATGAGTCCGCAGACTGCATCACGGCGGCTCAAGTCACTGGAGCAGCAAGACCTGATCAGACGGACCATCATCGCAGACGGGCAGCACGTGACCATCAGCGAAGAGGGTGAGTCTGTACTTCGGAAAGAATACTGTGACTACTACCGGCTCTTTGGAAGAAAAGAGAAGCAGTACCAGTTCCCGGGAACGGTTGAGTCAGGTTTGGGAGAAGGCGCCTACTACATGAGCATCAGCCAGTATGTGCACCAGTTTGAGAAGATCCTCGGGTTTGCACCATATCCGGGTACATTGAATCTCCGTCTCTCACCTGTGGCAATCCAGCGGAGAAAAAAACTGACGCTTGCAGACTGGTTTGTTGTAGAAGGGTTCGAGTCCGAAGGCCGGACATTCGGTCAGGTCCGATGTCTACCCTGTATGATTGGAAATATCCCCTGTGGGATCGTTGTTCCCGGAAGATCCCATTATCCTGATGCCCTTGTTGAAGTGATAGCACCGGTTGGGCTGCGTCGTGAACTGAATCTGAAGGATGGAGATGAGGTAATGATTGAGGTTTCATTATGA
- the ribB gene encoding 3,4-dihydroxy-2-butanone-4-phosphate synthase, translating into MIQEALDALRKGEMVLLYDFDNRERETDLAMRSDRITHRDICRMRHDAGGLICTAIPYASAKKLGLPFARDVLKNCAMVEQLGDIPYDPSNNSSFSLWVNHRNTFTGITDKDRSLTVNALSQVVQNTLDGEPVVFKEQFRTPGHMPVLIAAEKLLDQRHGQTELSVAMAEMAGINPTISICEMLDDESGLALSKEEAIRYAKKHGLVFVEGSEVLEEWDNRQT; encoded by the coding sequence ATGATTCAAGAGGCCCTTGATGCACTCAGAAAGGGTGAGATGGTACTGCTCTATGATTTTGATAACCGGGAACGCGAAACGGATCTTGCCATGCGATCTGATCGGATCACCCACCGGGATATCTGCCGGATGCGTCATGATGCCGGTGGTTTGATCTGTACCGCAATTCCCTATGCATCAGCAAAGAAACTGGGGCTTCCGTTTGCCAGGGATGTCCTCAAGAACTGTGCCATGGTCGAGCAGCTCGGAGATATTCCGTATGATCCCTCGAACAACTCTTCATTCTCACTCTGGGTTAATCACCGGAACACCTTCACCGGGATCACAGACAAGGATCGATCCCTCACGGTGAACGCCCTCTCACAGGTTGTCCAGAATACTCTCGACGGGGAGCCTGTTGTGTTCAAGGAGCAGTTCAGAACCCCCGGTCACATGCCTGTGCTCATCGCTGCAGAAAAACTATTGGATCAACGGCATGGCCAGACCGAACTCTCGGTTGCCATGGCAGAGATGGCAGGTATAAACCCGACGATCAGTATCTGTGAGATGCTTGATGATGAGAGTGGGCTTGCCTTGTCAAAGGAAGAGGCGATCAGGTATGCAAAGAAACACGGGCTGGTCTTTGTCGAGGGTTCAGAGGTTCTTGAAGAGTGGGATAACCGTCAGACATAA
- a CDS encoding 3,4-dihydroxy-2-butanone-4-phosphate synthase, whose translation MGDLPVPQFPLHRQKKDLPFLRFLLKAYAMVEQLKDIPYDPSNNSSFSLWVNHRNTFTGITDKDRSLTVNALSQVVQNTLYGEPVVFKEYFRTPGHMPVLIAAEKLLDQRHGQIELSIAMAEMAGINPTISICEMLDDESGLALSKEEAIRYAKKHGLVFVEGSEVLEEWDNGQT comes from the coding sequence ATGGGAGATCTACCTGTACCGCAATTCCCTTTACATCGACAAAAAAAGGATCTTCCGTTTCTCAGGTTTCTCCTCAAGGCCTATGCCATGGTTGAACAGCTCAAAGACATTCCGTATGATCCTTCGAACAACTCTTCATTCTCGCTCTGGGTTAATCACCGGAACACCTTCACCGGGATCACAGACAAGGATCGATCCCTCACGGTGAACGCCCTCTCACAGGTTGTCCAGAATACTCTCTACGGGGAGCCTGTTGTGTTCAAGGAGTATTTCAGAACCCCCGGTCACATGCCTGTGCTCATCGCAGCAGAGAAACTGCTGGATCAACGTCATGGCCAGATTGAGCTCTCGATAGCCATGGCAGAGATGGCAGGCATAAACCCGACGATCAGCATATGCGAGATGCTTGATGATGAGAGTGGGCTTGCCTTGTCAAAGGAAGAGGCGATCAGGTATGCAAAGAAACACGGGCTGGTCTTTGTCGAGGGTTCAGAGGTTCTTGAAGAGTGGGATAACGGTCAGACATAA
- a CDS encoding nucleic acid-binding protein: MSEQTAFQRYEREPAKRVFAAEFRETSYHFKEGSEDKSPTFVLLPTGERCNRVFLVGLLADKKKSEGDAVFYQIKVKDPSGFFFVSAGSYQPEAMHQIASIETPTVEAKPTYVAVIGKPNVFNAPDGRTLVSVRAESVAAVSKQVHDCWILDTATRTLERLEKTEETPDTIKAKEIYKQSSDVWKRMVHEALKTIEI, translated from the coding sequence ATGAGTGAACAGACTGCCTTTCAGCGATATGAGCGCGAACCAGCAAAGAGGGTTTTCGCAGCAGAGTTCAGGGAGACATCATACCACTTCAAGGAGGGAAGCGAGGACAAAAGCCCGACCTTCGTGCTGCTCCCGACCGGTGAGCGGTGTAACAGGGTATTTCTCGTAGGCCTCCTGGCCGACAAGAAGAAGTCAGAGGGTGATGCGGTCTTCTACCAGATCAAGGTGAAGGATCCGAGTGGGTTCTTCTTTGTGAGTGCAGGGAGTTATCAGCCGGAAGCGATGCACCAGATCGCATCCATCGAGACACCGACCGTCGAGGCAAAACCTACCTACGTTGCAGTGATCGGAAAGCCGAACGTGTTTAATGCACCGGACGGACGGACCCTGGTATCAGTCAGGGCCGAATCGGTGGCTGCTGTCAGTAAGCAGGTGCATGACTGCTGGATTCTCGACACTGCTACCCGGACCCTTGAGCGGCTTGAGAAGACCGAAGAGACTCCTGATACGATAAAAGCGAAGGAGATCTATAAACAGTCTTCAGATGTCTGGAAGCGAATGGTTCACGAAGCCCTGAAAACAATTGAGATCTGA